From Streptomyces sp. TLI_053, a single genomic window includes:
- a CDS encoding phosphotransferase — translation MPDPHAGWEELPQQVRRAVEEQFGAVLSTRTVPEGITCRTALVLSTETRTLFLKGVPVSDREGVTAQRTEVRVNGAVRAVGPAVCWEAAAGGWHLVVFDHLDGRHADFAPGTADAGVVADVLERARLCTAPVGARIPPLVERYRAVLGPGDAELLCGSALLHTDTNPHNIVVTASGGHLVDWAMPAVGPAWVDAAQTAVRLMGFGWQPRDALGWLTAFSAWSQASPLARSVFVRVVTSDATARFGRYADDENTRFRALLATV, via the coding sequence GTGCCGGATCCGCACGCCGGCTGGGAAGAACTGCCGCAACAGGTGCGGCGGGCGGTGGAGGAGCAGTTCGGTGCGGTGCTGTCCACGCGGACGGTGCCGGAGGGGATCACCTGCCGGACGGCGCTGGTGCTCTCGACCGAGACGCGGACCCTGTTCCTCAAGGGGGTGCCCGTCTCCGATCGGGAGGGCGTGACGGCGCAGCGCACCGAGGTGCGGGTGAACGGGGCGGTGCGGGCGGTGGGGCCGGCGGTGTGCTGGGAGGCTGCTGCGGGCGGTTGGCACCTGGTCGTGTTCGACCACCTGGACGGTCGGCACGCCGATTTCGCGCCCGGAACGGCGGACGCCGGTGTCGTTGCCGATGTCCTGGAGCGTGCTCGGCTGTGCACGGCACCTGTCGGCGCGCGGATCCCGCCGTTGGTCGAGCGCTACCGCGCGGTGCTCGGCCCGGGGGACGCCGAACTGCTCTGCGGCTCGGCGCTGTTGCACACGGACACCAACCCGCACAACATCGTGGTCACCGCGAGTGGTGGTCACCTCGTGGACTGGGCGATGCCGGCGGTCGGCCCCGCCTGGGTGGATGCCGCGCAGACCGCTGTCCGGCTGATGGGGTTCGGCTGGCAGCCGAGGGATGCTCTCGGCTGGCTCACTGCGTTCTCCGCGTGGTCTCAAGCCTCTCCGTTGGCCCGCTCCGTGTTCGTGCGTGTGGTGACCAGCGATGCCACAGCCCGGTTCGGTCGGTACGCCGACGACGAGAACACGCGCTTCCGCGCACTCCTGGCAACCGTCTGA